AGGGGACCATCTTGACTGTTTCTCGTGGAGCTGCAACAGCGGCCCTTAAAAAAGCAGAAGAAACAGATGATGCCATTGAAGTCATGCGTGCAACCCTTGAAGGTGCCAACCGTGCCCTCAAGAAAACACCTGATATGCTTCCAGTCTTGAAAGAAGTTGGGGTTGTTGACTCTGGTGGTCAAGGTCTTGTTTATATCTACGAAGGTTTCTTGTCAGCTTTGACGGGTGAATACATTGCTTCTGAGGATTTTGAAGCAACTCCAGCAGTCATGACAGAAATGATTAATGCAGAACACCACAAGTCAGTTGCTGGTCATGTAGCGACTGAGGACATTACCTTTGGTTACTGTACGGAAATCATGGTTGCCCTTCGCCAAGGTCCTACTTATGTGAAAGACTTTGATTATGAAGAATTCCGTAACTACCTTAATGACCTTGGGGATTCTCTCCTAGTTGTCAACGATGATGAAATTGTAAAAGTTCACGTCCATACAGAAGATCCAGGCTTGGTTATGCAAGCAGGTCTCCAATATGGTAGCTTGGTCAAGGTAAAAGTGGACAATATGCGTGAGCAACATGAAGCGCAGGTTGAAAAAGAAGAAGCTTTCCAAAAACCGGCTGAACAAAAAGAATACGGCATTATTGCCGTTGCAGCTGGAGAAGGATTGACAGAAATCTTCAAATCACAAGGAGTTGACTATGTGATTTCAGGTGGTCAGACCATGAACCCTTCAACAGAGGATTTTGTCAATGCTATTGAATTGGTCAATGCTCGCAATGTCATCTTGTTGCCAAACAACAAGAACATCTTGATGGCGGCTCAGACTGCAGCAGAAGTTGCTGAAGTGGCGGTTAAGGTTGTAGAAACCAAGACTCTACCACAAGGCTTCACTAGCTTGCTTGCCTTTGATCCAAGTCGTGATTTGGAAAGCAACTTTGAAGCCATGACAGCATCGCTTGCAGAAGTGAAAAGTGGTAGCGTGACAACTGCGGTCCGTGATACAACCATTGATGGTCTTGAAATCCATGAGAATGATAACCTTGGTATGGTTGATGGCAAGATTGTGGTTTCTAATCCAGATATGATGGAGACGCTTGTTGCTACCTTTGATAAAATGTTGGATGAAGATAGTGAAATCGTGACTATTTATATTGGTGAGGATGGTGACGAGGATACAGCACAAGCCCTTGCTGACCAATTGGAAGAGAAATTTGAAGATGTCGAGGTTGAAATCCATCAAGGAAACCAACCAGTCTATCCATATCTATTTAGTGTAGAATAATCCATGAGAAGAGCAGTCTGACTGTTCTTTTCTTGTGTATTTTGTGGATGTTTTTCTTGCTATTTGGTCCAAATATGATATAATAGTTTCTTGTGAGTATCCCTCACTTCCCACAGGCTAGGACCTGGGGGCATTAGACCAAAAGGAGGAACATATCAATGGCTAAATACGAAATTCTTTATATTATTCGTCCAAACATTGAAGAAGAAGCTAAAAACGCTTTGGTAGCACGCTTTGACTCTATTTTGACTGACAACGGTGCAACAATCGTTGAATCAAAAGCATGGGAAAAACGTCGCCTTGCCTACGAAATCCAAGATTTCCGTGAAGGTTTGTACCACATCGTTAACGTTGAAGCGACTAACGACGAAGCTCTTAAAGAGTTTGACCGTTTGTCAAAAATCAACGGCGACATTCTTCGTCACATGATTGTGAAACTTGACGCGTAAGAAGGTTTTATATGATAAATAATGTAGTATTGGTTGGTCGCATGACCCGCGATGCAGAACTTCGTTACACTCCGTCAAACCAAGCTGTTGCGACTTTTACACTTGCGGTTAACCGTAATTTTAAAAATCAAAATGGCGAGCGTGAAGCGGACTTTATCAACGTAGTCATTTGGCGCCAACAAGCTGAAAACTTAGCAAATTGGGCTAAAAAAGGTGCTCTGATTGGGGTTACAGGTCGAATTCAGACTCGTAGCTATGATAACCAACAAGGGCAACGTGTCTATGTGACTGAGGTGGTTGCAGAAAGTTTCCAACTCTTGGAAAGCCGTACTGCCCGTGAAGGACAAGGTGGAGCTTATCAATCAAACCCAGGCAACTCGTTTGCTGGTGGAAATGATTTTGGTTCATCCTACCAAGCACCTGCACAATCTACACCGAACTTCGCTCGAGAAGAAAGTCCATTTGGTGCATCAAACCCAATGGATATTTCAGACGATGACCTACCATTTTAGGTCGATACTAAATATATAAAGGAGAAAAACACATGGCTCAACAACGTCGTGGCGGTTTCAAACGCCGTAAAAAAGTTGACTATATCGCAGCTAACAAAATTGAATATGTTGATTACAAAGATACTGAGCTTCTTAGCCGTTTCATTTCAGAACGTGGAAAAATCCTTCCACGTCGTGTAACTGGAACTTCAGCTAAAAACCAACGTAAAGTAACAACAGCTATCAAACGTGCTCGCGTTATGGCATTGCTACCATTCGTAAACGAAGATTAAAAAAATGACCCCAACGGGTCATTTTTTCTTGCGCTCTAGAAACTGGAAAGGCGCAATCGCCCGGTGTGGCGATTTTTTCATGAGCTTGAAAATATGAGAGCGAATTAGGAACTTCAAAGCCCTATTTAGCTAGCCCCCTAGAAACTAGATAGGTTCAACACTGATAGGTCGTTTTTACTTGTGCTCGTTAAACTTGAGAAGCACAATTGCGCAGTGAGGAGATTGAACGCCTCTTTGGGACAGCCAACGAGTACCACAATCTTCGTTATACAAGAGAGAAAGGCAAGTCCAAAATGGAAGATAAGGTTGGACTGACTTTGGCGTGTTTAAATCTCAAGAAATTGGTAAAAATGAGGGCAGGGAAGCCTTTTTATATTGTACAAATAGCCACGATTCTGGCAAAAAGACCGACTATCAGACCAATAAACAGAAAAAGACAAACATCAATCGAGATGTTTGTCTTCATTCTGTGGCTAGCTGTCGCTAGCTTTTATCTCCAACTTGAGCAAGTCTATCCGTAGACTTGTTAATGACAGCCGACTCTGGTCGCCTCTATCTCCAACTTGACGGAGCCTCTTCCCAGGCTCCGTCAACCACCAACACTCGTAAACTTAGTCATGCCATATTTGAAGAGTTTGTAGTTGATAGTAAAGATAAGGGTGACGACGAGTGGGAGTGCGAGGCCCCACATGGAGAGGTCCAGGAAATAGAGGGCTGGGAAGTAGGCGGTAAAGGCATAGGGGAAGACAAAAATCAGCAGGAATTGAATGACTTTTGGATAGATATTAAGGGGGTATTGGGCCATTTGGTTGAGGGCGAATATTCCCATGGTGAGCGGGAAAGATTCCACAATCCAAAAGGCAAGAGCTGTTGGTCCCAGCTGAATAGCCGCATAGAGCAGACCGATGCAAATAGTAATAAAAACCAACAGGAGAATCTTCCAGACAGACCATTCCAAGCCCAAAATCTGCGAAGACTGCCAGAGAGCCACGCCACCAATCATCGTCGTACCGATGCCCTGAGGCTGAATTCGTTCGCAGACCAGCTGAAAGAGCGGATTGACCGGCAAGAGCAAGAGGCGTTCAAACTCCCCCCGACGAATGTAGCGGCTACCGAACATCCACAGATTATCAAAGAAAATCAAGTGGACCGACCGCCCCACCGTTGCCATTCCATAGATAAACAGCATCTGCCCGTAGTTAAAGCCTGCAATCTCCTTGATATTACTAAAAAGGACATTGAGGAAAATCAAATAGACCACCTGCTCCACCAAAGATGAGACCAGACCGATGAAAAAATCTACCCGAAAAGACATCTGGGCCATCATGAAGACCTTGACATTGTACAAATAAAGACCTATATACTTTTTCATCCTAGCCTCCAAAAATGACAATTTTTCGCTTGGCTTGGGACCATAGAGCCGCGATAAAGCCAGCAAGGACAGGCAACCAGAGCAACTGCAAGCCCAGCAAGGACAGGTCAGTTTCTCTGCCTAAGAGAATAGAAATAGGCACATTGATTGCATAGTTATAGGGCATGAAACTCAAGACTTTTTCGACTTTTTCAGGGTAAAAGCTTAGCGGTAAGAGGGCTCCGGATGACAGGTTGAAGAGTCCCATGCGTAGCAGCATGACTCCCCAAGCATTGACCGTAAAGAAAGTCGCAAAACCAAAAGCCAAGTCTAAGAATTGCACAATAAACATTCCCAAGATAGCAGATAGGAGAAAGACTAATATAGTCTTTCCATCTGGTAGGTAAAAATCACTCTGCACCAAGAGGATGATGAAAAAGACCACCAAAAACTTGAAGAGTTCAATCAATTTTGTCCCTAAATCCTTGAAGAAGAGGGAGAGGATAAAAGAGTAGGGCCGCAAAAATTCCCCAGCAATCTGCCCTTGCAAAATCGAGTGGGACAGGTCTTCACCGATTGAAAAGGAGTTGAGACTTGCCAAGAGGCTAGCGAAGATGATATAGGTGGTAAAGGTCTGGAGGTTGTAACCATTGACCTCAGGCTGTGTGAAGAAAATGGTCTTCCAGACAAAGAGAGACACCAAAATGCGTGCCAGCACAGACACGAAGGAAGCCAGGAAAAAGGCCTTGTACTGCAGGGCTGTCATCATAGTCAGCCGCGTCATGTAGAGGTACTTACGCATGGATGCCCTCCTCGTAAATCTGACGGACAATGGACTCAATTTCCAGCTCCTTCATGGTCACATCATCGACCTCAATCTGCTCAAAGACCAAGGTAATGACCTGGGCACTGGTCCATTGGTTAGCCTGATAGTGAATGTCGAAGTGGTAATCATCCTTGCGGTCAAATTCCAGACCAGCCGCCTGAATATCTTTGGTCAGTGGATGCTCGGTAGAAAAACTAATGGTTTTGATTTGAGAAAACCGCTCTTTGAGCTGACTGAGTGAGCCGTCATAGACCTTTTTCCCCTTATCGATGATGAAAATCCGCTCGCAGAGGGTTTCAATGTCCTTCATATCGTGGGAAGTAATCAAGAAAGTCGTGCCGTGCTCTTCATTCATGTAGCGAATAAAAGAACGAATGGTCTCCTTGACACTAGCGTCCAGGCCGATGGTTGGCTCGTCCAGAAAGACCACAGAAGGCTGGTGGAGAAAAATAGCCGCAAATTCACAGCGGACCCGCTGTCCCAGAGACAGATTGCGGATGGACTGCTTCATAATGTCTGCCAAATCCAGCAAGTCAATCAAGCGTGCCAGTCGTTCCTGAAAAACCGCCTCAGGTACATCATAGATTTTGGCATGGAGAATAAAGGACTCCTGCACAGGCAGGTTCCAATCCAGATGTGATTTCTGCCCAAAAAGGACACCAATCTGCTTGTTGACCGCCTTGCGATTGTCCTTGGGAACCAGGCCGTTAATGGTGACCGTGCCTTCATCGGCGTGTAGCACCCCTGTCAACATTTTAATCGTAGTCGACTTGCCGGACCCGTTGGATCCGATATAACCGACAATCTCCCCCTTCTGAATGGACAGGGAGATATCCTGCACCGCCTGAATGTTTTTTTTATTGGGCTTGAAGAAGGCCTTAATTGAGCCTTTTAGCCCCACCTCCTTATCGACCACGTAGTAGGTTTTGGATAAATGCTGCGCTTCTATCATAATGATCTCCTTAAGAAAACGTTTGCGTAATCATTATATCACGATTTATTCGCCTGTGATGATGAAAATATAAGAAAATAGCGAAGGATTTTCTGAAAATAGCAGAGCAGGCTTCCTGCTCTGTTATTTTTATGCATTTTTTTCAATGCATTCTTTACAGAACACTAAAAAAGGAGTAGAATAAAAACAAGAAATTTTTAGGAGGTTGAGATGTTAGAAGTTCGTCACTTATGTAAAAGTTACGGGACCAAGGAAGTCTTGAAGGACATTTCTTTTATTATTCCATCAGGAACCATTTGTGGTTTGGTAGGGAAAAATGGTGCAGGAAAAACTACTTTCTTCCATTCCTTACTAGGATTTGTCAGCTACGAGGGAGAGATTGCCCTCGACCAGCAGGCTGTCACGCCAGACTTGTTTTCAAAAATCGGCTATCTACCAGAAGAGCGGAGCCTCATGCCCAAGCTTTCTGTTTTTGAACAGGTCCGGTATTTGGCAAGTTTAAAGGGATTGACCAAGAAAGAAGTGGCTGAAAAACTACCGTTTTGGATGGAAAAGTTGGAAGTCAAGGGCAAGGTGACAGACAAGATTAAAAGCCTATCCAAAGGAAACCAGCAAAAGATTCAGTTGATTGTAACTTTGCTCCATGAACCAGACCTGATTATTTTGGATGAGCCCTTTTCTGGGTTGGACCCTGTCAACACCGCCCTCCTAAAACGTGTGATTTTAGAGGAAAAGGAGCGCGGGGCAACCATCATCTTTTCAGATCATGTTATGACCAATGTGGAGGAACTCTGTGACCAACTCTTGATGATCCAAGATGGGCAGCTGGTCTTGAATGGAGGCATTCAGGATATTCGTCGGCAGTTTGGTCGGACCCGCCTCTTTGTTTCCTCGGATATTCCGAGAGAGCAGCTAGAAGGCCTGCCCCATGTCCTCTCTGTTCAAATGACCAATCACGATAAATGGCGCCTTGTCCTAGACGATGAAGCAGCAGGTCCAGAGCTCTTCCAGTTGATCAGTGGTGGTCACTATCTGGCAACCTTTGACCAGCAGGCGCCAACCATTGATGAAATCTTTAAAATCAAATCGGGGGTGGCAGAATGAAATCTTTTATCCTAGTCGCAAAAGAGACCTACCTACGGCAGGTCAAATCCTGGTCCTTTGTTTTTATGGTCCTATCCCCTTTCCTCTTTCTCGGCATATCTTTGGGAACAGGCTATCTAACAAGCTCTAGCATGGATGCTGGGTCGGAAAAAATTGGTCTCGTAAGTGAGGACTTTATGGCCCAAATGGCCTTTGCGACACTTGACTTAGACTTGGTTCTTGTGACAGAAGAAGAGGCCAAGCAGCAGCTTTCAGAAGAAGAGTTGGAAGGCTATATCAAGGTCGCAGTAGTGGACCAGCAGTACCAGGCGACCTATCATGGAAATGAGGTCCCTTCTCAATCCGTTCAGCAAACCTTCCAGTCTATTCTAGAGAGCTTGCAGCAGCAGCTCAATGAAGC
The sequence above is a segment of the Streptococcus suis genome. Coding sequences within it:
- a CDS encoding single-stranded DNA-binding protein, producing the protein MINNVVLVGRMTRDAELRYTPSNQAVATFTLAVNRNFKNQNGEREADFINVVIWRQQAENLANWAKKGALIGVTGRIQTRSYDNQQGQRVYVTEVVAESFQLLESRTAREGQGGAYQSNPGNSFAGGNDFGSSYQAPAQSTPNFAREESPFGASNPMDISDDDLPF
- a CDS encoding ABC transporter ATP-binding protein, translating into MLEVRHLCKSYGTKEVLKDISFIIPSGTICGLVGKNGAGKTTFFHSLLGFVSYEGEIALDQQAVTPDLFSKIGYLPEERSLMPKLSVFEQVRYLASLKGLTKKEVAEKLPFWMEKLEVKGKVTDKIKSLSKGNQQKIQLIVTLLHEPDLIILDEPFSGLDPVNTALLKRVILEEKERGATIIFSDHVMTNVEELCDQLLMIQDGQLVLNGGIQDIRRQFGRTRLFVSSDIPREQLEGLPHVLSVQMTNHDKWRLVLDDEAAGPELFQLISGGHYLATFDQQAPTIDEIFKIKSGVAE
- a CDS encoding ATP-binding cassette domain-containing protein translates to MIEAQHLSKTYYVVDKEVGLKGSIKAFFKPNKKNIQAVQDISLSIQKGEIVGYIGSNGSGKSTTIKMLTGVLHADEGTVTINGLVPKDNRKAVNKQIGVLFGQKSHLDWNLPVQESFILHAKIYDVPEAVFQERLARLIDLLDLADIMKQSIRNLSLGQRVRCEFAAIFLHQPSVVFLDEPTIGLDASVKETIRSFIRYMNEEHGTTFLITSHDMKDIETLCERIFIIDKGKKVYDGSLSQLKERFSQIKTISFSTEHPLTKDIQAAGLEFDRKDDYHFDIHYQANQWTSAQVITLVFEQIEVDDVTMKELEIESIVRQIYEEGIHA
- a CDS encoding ABC-2 family transporter protein, translated to MRKYLYMTRLTMMTALQYKAFFLASFVSVLARILVSLFVWKTIFFTQPEVNGYNLQTFTTYIIFASLLASLNSFSIGEDLSHSILQGQIAGEFLRPYSFILSLFFKDLGTKLIELFKFLVVFFIILLVQSDFYLPDGKTILVFLLSAILGMFIVQFLDLAFGFATFFTVNAWGVMLLRMGLFNLSSGALLPLSFYPEKVEKVLSFMPYNYAINVPISILLGRETDLSLLGLQLLWLPVLAGFIAALWSQAKRKIVIFGG
- a CDS encoding ABC-2 family transporter protein, which translates into the protein MKKYIGLYLYNVKVFMMAQMSFRVDFFIGLVSSLVEQVVYLIFLNVLFSNIKEIAGFNYGQMLFIYGMATVGRSVHLIFFDNLWMFGSRYIRRGEFERLLLLPVNPLFQLVCERIQPQGIGTTMIGGVALWQSSQILGLEWSVWKILLLVFITICIGLLYAAIQLGPTALAFWIVESFPLTMGIFALNQMAQYPLNIYPKVIQFLLIFVFPYAFTAYFPALYFLDLSMWGLALPLVVTLIFTINYKLFKYGMTKFTSVGG
- the rpsF gene encoding 30S ribosomal protein S6, with translation MAKYEILYIIRPNIEEEAKNALVARFDSILTDNGATIVESKAWEKRRLAYEIQDFREGLYHIVNVEATNDEALKEFDRLSKINGDILRHMIVKLDA
- the rpsR gene encoding 30S ribosomal protein S18 encodes the protein MAQQRRGGFKRRKKVDYIAANKIEYVDYKDTELLSRFISERGKILPRRVTGTSAKNQRKVTTAIKRARVMALLPFVNED
- a CDS encoding DAK2 domain-containing protein; this encodes MSKITTSLFQEMVQAASTRLNKQAEYVNSLNVFPVPDGDTGTNMGMTITNGAKEVADKPANTVGEVAQILSKGLLMGARGNSGVITSQLFRGFGQSVKGKDELDGKDLAQAFQHGVEVAYKAVMKPVEGTILTVSRGAATAALKKAEETDDAIEVMRATLEGANRALKKTPDMLPVLKEVGVVDSGGQGLVYIYEGFLSALTGEYIASEDFEATPAVMTEMINAEHHKSVAGHVATEDITFGYCTEIMVALRQGPTYVKDFDYEEFRNYLNDLGDSLLVVNDDEIVKVHVHTEDPGLVMQAGLQYGSLVKVKVDNMREQHEAQVEKEEAFQKPAEQKEYGIIAVAAGEGLTEIFKSQGVDYVISGGQTMNPSTEDFVNAIELVNARNVILLPNNKNILMAAQTAAEVAEVAVKVVETKTLPQGFTSLLAFDPSRDLESNFEAMTASLAEVKSGSVTTAVRDTTIDGLEIHENDNLGMVDGKIVVSNPDMMETLVATFDKMLDEDSEIVTIYIGEDGDEDTAQALADQLEEKFEDVEVEIHQGNQPVYPYLFSVE